The DNA sequence TCTCAGGCCCTGGTTAATTGGTTTATGTACCCTTGCACGGAATTTTTATAACCATTGTTACGTGCACATCGACGGATGACTTTCCATATGCCACTGCCGTACTGCATTGCCTTTTTTTCGTGACAGGCAATCTCTGCGGGCAGATAGTGCCGTGCGACCAGACGCAGCGGGCGTTTTCTCACCCCGCCGAAGACCCGTTCTGCGGCAGGAATGGCATGGGCAGCGCGCACAACCCGAACATCGAGATAGGGGCAGGAAAGGGTGCACCCGAAGAGACCGGCGACTGCCTGGTCCCGTGCCCCCTGAATACGAAGCCCTTCAAAGTCCTGCCGGAAGAGGGCCTCGATATCGTCTGTCTCGAGATATCGTGCATAGCCTCCGAAGAGTTCATCGGCACCCTGCCCCGCGAGGATGCGGCGATGGCCGTTCTCCCCTGCCCATCGTGCCACGAAGAAGAGGGTGGCCGCGATGGAGGCATCGACGGGCGACATTCTCGGGATGATCTCCGCGACCGCCTTCAGTGCCGGTTCGACCTCGTCCGGGGATACGATGACGCTGGTGTGATCAATGCCGATCTCCTCGGCGACACGTGCGGCGTGCAGAAGGTCATGCGATCCTTCGAGACCGACCGTCACGCAGGGGAGGTCTGCAATAGCGGCGATGAGTGCGGAGTCCACCCCGCCGGAGAAGGCAACCACCCCTTCGGTGTTTCGCAGACGGACAGCCGTTTCGATGGCATCCGCGAGGGGCAGTGCCGGCGGGTCGGGATGTACCGTGCCGATCACCGTTCCGTCGACGACGATCTCACCCGGGCCGCACCCGCCCTGGATGATGCCCATCCAGTCGCGGGCGCAGCCGTCGTCCCATGAAAGATAGAACTCTCCGCCGCATTCCCTGAGCCAGCCATACCCTTCACTCAGAGCGTCTGCAATATCGGCCCGTGTCATGACCCTGCCGTTTCGTTCGATCCAGCCGGTCAGCGAAAAATCATCCGTCATTGGTATTCAGCAATCCGTACAGGGATATCCCTGTCCTATATGGGTTGCAGCCGGATACAGAAAAAGAGTGTGGAGTATACCTTTCCCGGGAATTATTCGGCGGTGAGGGGACGAAGTTTTAGCTCCAGCCGTTCGACCTGCACCACTGCCGTCCCGATATAGTTGTCCGGGTTGAGGAGGGCGGTGATCTCATCGGTCGTGAGAAGAGCGGCTACCGCCTCATCTTCGGTGAATACCTCAGCAACCGGACGCTTGTCTTCGAGGGCGGTCATGGAGGCGACCCGGACCCGTTCATGGGCATCCTGACGGTCCATGCCTCGTCTGGTCAGCTCGATCATGACCGACTCTGCCATGTTGACGCCGTGAAGGAGGTTCAGGTTCCGGCGGATATTCTCCTCGCGGATATTCAGGCCGGTCAGCACCTTCGTCATCACGGTGAGGATGTGGTCGCAGAGGATGGAGGCCTCCGGGAAGGTTACCCGCTCGCATGAGGAGTTGGTCAGATCCCGTTCGTCCCATAGGGTGTTGTTCTGGAGGGCCGGTTCGACCATCGCCCGGACGATACGGGCAAGTCCGCAGACCTGTTCCGACTTGATGGGGTTTCTTTTGTGGGGCATTGTCGATGAGCCCACCTGTTTTGAGCCGAACGCCTCCTCCATTTCGCCGATCTCCGAGCGCTGCATCATGCGTATCTCAACGCCGATCTTGTCGAGCGTGGTCGCGAGATTCGCGAGGAACATGACATACTCGGCAAACCTGTCGCGCTGGATGATCTGGTTGGAGACATCCACGGGGGTCAGCTCAAGATACCGCATCATCTCAGCCATCACCACGTCTCCCTTGTCGCCGAGGGAGGCCTGCGTCCCGACGGCGCCGGTCATCTGTCCGACGGCGACGCGGGGACGCATCTGTTCCAGCCGTTCGAGGTGGCGGGCGACCTCGGATGCCCAGATGGCAAACCGGAGGCCGTAGGTTGTCGGCACCCCGATCTGTCCATGGGTTCGTCCGGCGCAGACCACGTATTTCGTTTCGACGCTGCGATCAAGGAGTACCCCGAGGAGGATTTTGATCTTCTTCTCGAAGATGGCGAGGCTCTCCTTGAGCTGGAGG is a window from the Methanovulcanius yangii genome containing:
- a CDS encoding asparagine synthase C-terminal domain-containing protein, which translates into the protein MTDDFSLTGWIERNGRVMTRADIADALSEGYGWLRECGGEFYLSWDDGCARDWMGIIQGGCGPGEIVVDGTVIGTVHPDPPALPLADAIETAVRLRNTEGVVAFSGGVDSALIAAIADLPCVTVGLEGSHDLLHAARVAEEIGIDHTSVIVSPDEVEPALKAVAEIIPRMSPVDASIAATLFFVARWAGENGHRRILAGQGADELFGGYARYLETDDIEALFRQDFEGLRIQGARDQAVAGLFGCTLSCPYLDVRVVRAAHAIPAAERVFGGVRKRPLRLVARHYLPAEIACHEKKAMQYGSGIWKVIRRCARNNGYKNSVQGYINQLTRA
- the purB gene encoding adenylosuccinate lyase, translating into MAIHPIDFRYGTPEMRAVWDEENRFRSIISAEVALAVAEGRTGIIPESDAAAIETRAHDASLERAKAIEEEINHDMMAVVRAMTEVCGDAGRWVHYGATSNDILDTATGLQLKESLAIFEKKIKILLGVLLDRSVETKYVVCAGRTHGQIGVPTTYGLRFAIWASEVARHLERLEQMRPRVAVGQMTGAVGTQASLGDKGDVVMAEMMRYLELTPVDVSNQIIQRDRFAEYVMFLANLATTLDKIGVEIRMMQRSEIGEMEEAFGSKQVGSSTMPHKRNPIKSEQVCGLARIVRAMVEPALQNNTLWDERDLTNSSCERVTFPEASILCDHILTVMTKVLTGLNIREENIRRNLNLLHGVNMAESVMIELTRRGMDRQDAHERVRVASMTALEDKRPVAEVFTEDEAVAALLTTDEITALLNPDNYIGTAVVQVERLELKLRPLTAE